A genomic window from Thunnus maccoyii chromosome 2, fThuMac1.1, whole genome shotgun sequence includes:
- the LOC121912964 gene encoding uncharacterized protein LOC121912964: MMCLEPSTQNTLSLRTDSEYSGRVQYHCDKNDCTLRITDLRESDSAQYKFITNQPGGRFTGSPGVTLTVTDLQVQVIRSTYYSHSTWTELKCHSRCHLPDRSSFIWYKNGQKISDETPSTYNVYFYSSDSFSCAVKGFEHHPAPSVCFYAQYCNRVTYIDRSICASRGSSVDISCTYSSYESITSTFWFSHERRHQWQNSS; the protein is encoded by the exons ATGATGTGTTTGGAACCCTCGACTCAGAATACTCTGAGTCTGAGAACAGACTCAGAGTATTCAGGTCGtgttcagtatcactgtgataagaacgactgcactctgagaatcacagacctgagagagagcgactcagctCAGTACAAGTTCATAACAAACCAACCAGGAGGAAGATTTACTGgttcacctggagtcactttgactgtcacag ATCTCCAGGTGCAGGTGATCCGATCAACATACTACTCGCATTCTACCTGGACAGAGCTGAAGTGTCACAGCAGATGTCATCTACCTGATCGTTCTTCCTTCATATGGTAcaagaatggacagaaaatttCGGATGAAACACCTTCTACTTATAACGTGTACTTTTACTCATCAGACAGCTTTTCCTGCGCTGTAAAAGGATTTGAGCATCATCCTgctccttcagtgt GTTTCTATGCTCAATACTGCAACAGAGTGACTTACATTGACAGAAGCATCTGTGCTTCCAGAGGCTCATCAGTGGACATTTCCTGCACATACAGCAGTTATGAATCTATCACATCAACATTCTGGTTCAGTCATGAACGTCGTCATCAGTGGCAGAATTCCTCATAG